A region of Lichenibacterium dinghuense DNA encodes the following proteins:
- a CDS encoding nucleotidyltransferase family protein has protein sequence MAAPPAAMVFAAGLGTRMRPVTDAIPKPLVRIAGRTMLDHMLDRLGEAGVRRAVVNVHYRADQIEERLKDRTSPAVVVSDERARLLDQAGGIRRALPHLGPGAFAICNTDAVWIEGAEPALPRLFADWDPERMDVLLLVAETAGSVGVDWPGDFHRDPDGRLSRRAEGEVSSFVYAGVGIMKAEAFTDLEDGVPVRLAPYFFDAAAKGRLFGTRLDGRWLHVGTPAAIAEAEAACAEAGVEVVA, from the coding sequence GTGGCCGCCCCCCCAGCCGCCATGGTGTTCGCCGCCGGCCTCGGCACGCGCATGCGGCCCGTCACCGACGCGATCCCGAAGCCGCTGGTGCGGATCGCCGGGCGGACCATGCTGGACCACATGCTGGACCGGCTCGGCGAGGCCGGCGTCCGCCGCGCGGTGGTCAACGTGCACTACCGGGCCGACCAGATCGAGGAACGGCTCAAGGATCGCACGTCGCCGGCGGTCGTCGTGTCAGACGAGCGCGCCCGCCTGCTCGACCAGGCCGGCGGCATCCGCCGCGCCCTGCCCCACCTCGGCCCCGGCGCCTTCGCGATCTGCAACACCGACGCCGTGTGGATCGAGGGGGCGGAGCCCGCCCTGCCCCGGCTCTTCGCCGACTGGGACCCGGAGCGGATGGACGTGCTGCTGCTCGTGGCCGAGACGGCCGGCAGCGTCGGCGTCGACTGGCCCGGCGACTTCCACCGCGATCCGGACGGCCGCCTGTCGCGCCGCGCCGAGGGCGAAGTCTCGTCCTTCGTCTACGCCGGGGTGGGGATCATGAAGGCGGAGGCCTTCACGGACCTCGAAGACGGCGTGCCGGTGCGGCTCGCGCCCTATTTCTTCGACGCGGCCGCGAAGGGCCGCCTCTTCGGCACGCGCCTCGACGGCCGCTGGCTGCACGTCGGCACGCCGGCGGCGATCGCGGAAGCCGAGGCGGCCTGCGCCGAGGCCGGTGTCGAGGTGGTCGCGTGA